AGCGAGCTGGCGGAGTACGAGCACGCCCTGCTGCGCCTTCTGTCCGGCGAGCGCGACTACGTGATCGTGGAGCGCCCGGAGGTGCAGGAGGAGCTGCAGCGTGAGCTACGCGCCACCAACCCGATCCTGGGGATCTACCGCGACTACGCCAGCGTGGGGGTGTACCTCAACCCCTACGCCCCCGAAGTCACCATGGCGGTCGTCGCTCAGCCGCTCCCCGCGCAGCGCTCCGTCTCCGTAGAGCCCGGAGCCGCACCTGCTGCTCCAGCCGCCGAGGTGACGGCGCCGAAGCGGGCGGCGGCGTGCCCGGGCTGCCGCACCCCGCTCCCCGGCGACCGTCCGGTGCGCTTCTGCCCGTCGTGCGGCAAGTGCCTGGTGCCGGTGCCGTGCGCCGAGTGCAGCTCAATGATCGAGCCGGAGTGGAGGTTCTGCGCGACGTGCGGGTGGCCGCGCGAGCCCGGGGCGCGCGTCATGCCTCCCCCCCCGGAACAACGCTTGCGGTGACGCGCCCCCCGCGAAGTTCCGTTTTTTCCTGCGACCGGCGGACATGAGCTGATGCGGCGACGGACCTGGTGGGTGGCGGCGGTGATGGTGGTGATGGCGTGCGATCGCATCGGCGGAGCGCGAGAGACCGGCGGCGGCAGCTCGGCGCCCGCGTCGACGGCCCAGGCCGGCCGCCCGGTTGCCGCGGCGCCAGTGGGGGTGCTTCCTCCCGGCGTCCCGCGCGAGGCGGGGGAGCAGGGGCGCGAGCTGTACCTGAAGGCGTGCGTGATGTGCCACGGCGAGAACGGCGGCGGCACCGCGCTGGGCCCCTCGCTCACGGACCGCAGGTGGATCGAGGGGAACGGCTCCTTTGACGAGATCATCGCCGTCACGCGCGAGGGCGTCGAGACTCCGAAGGAGTTCCCCGTCCCCATGCCTCCCCGCGGCGACGGCAGCTTCTCCGACGAGCAGATTCGCGCGGTGGCCGCCTACACGTCATCCATCGCCAACGCGCGCTGAGTCCGTTCGAGCCGCATGCTTTTACCGCGGCCTCACACGGAGCCACAGAGAAAACCAGCAAGGAAGAGGAGAACGTCGTGCCGTTCTCCTCTTCCTTGCTTTTGACCTCTGCGCCTCTGTGTGAATTGCTGTTCTTGACGCCCGGACCGGCATCCCGGTACGTTGGCGCGCTTCGTTGCGGCACCTTCCATCGAGAGAACAAGGCGAGAGATCATGGCCCGCGTTGCGGTGCTCCCCGGCGATGGCGTTGGCAAGGAGGTCACCCGCGAGGCCGCGCGCGTGCTGCGCGCCGTGCGCCCTGACCTGGAGCTGGTGGAGTGGCCCCACGGCGCCGATCGCTTCCTGGAAACCGGCGAGACGATCACCGACGCCGAGTTCGCCGAGCTCTCCTCCAGCTACGACGCCATCCTGCTCGGCGCCCTCGGGGATCCGCGCGTGCCGGGGAACGAGCACGCGCGCCAGATCCTGCTGGGGATGCGCTTCAAGCTCGACCTGTTCATCAACTTCCGCCCCGTGCGCCTCCTCCACGAGCGCCTCTGCCCGCTCAAGGGGAAGACGGTGGAGGACCTGGACTTCGTCATCTTCCGCGAGAACACCGAGGGGGTGTACGTGGGGATGGGCGGCACCTTCAAGCAGGGGACTCCCGACGAGGTCGCGGTGCAGGAGGACATGAACACGCGCAAGGGCGTGGAGCGGATCATCCGCGCCGCCTTCGACTATGCGCGCGCCCACGGCCACTCCCGCGTCACCCTGTCGGACAAAGCAAACGCGATGGAGTTCGCCGGCGGTCTCTGGCGCCGCGTCTTCGCCGAAGTAGCAAAGGAGTACCCGGAGATCGAGCGCGAGGCGCTGTACGTGGACATGCTGGCGATGGACCTCGTGCGCCGCCCGGAGCGCTACCAGGTGATCGTCACGGGAAACCTGTTCGGCGACATCCTGAGCGACCTCGGGGCCGCGCTGGTGGGCGGGCTGGGGCTGACCGCTTCGGGCAACATCCACCCGGGGCGCGTCTCACTCTTCGAGCCGGTGCACGGCTCCGCGCCGGACATCGCGGGGCAGGACAAGGCCAACCCCCTGGCCGCGATCCTGACCTCCGCCCTCATGCTCCGCCACCTGGGCGACGACGCCTCCGCCGCGCGCATCGAGACCGCCGTCCAATCCGCCGTCCTCGCCGGCGAGACGACCTCGGACCTGGGTGGGATGCTGGGGACGGTGGCGGCCGGGGAGGCGGTGCTGCGGCGGCTGGAGGGGTAGGGCGCGGGCGCTGCGGGCCCCCTTCCCGCTCGTTCCTCGCTGCCCTCCCCCAAAACAACCTGGGGGAGGGGCGCACGCGTAGATCTTTGCGGGTCGGATACGTCCGGTGCGGGCGTGCGCCGCATCCGGCGGCACGCGAGACCGCTTCAGCGGTCTTCCCGTGGTTCCAGCCGGGGGCTTCAGCCCCCGGTGTGCGCGGGACCGGCGCCGCAATCCCGCACAGATCCCGCCCCCACAACCTGCGAAGGCAGGTTTCCCGCGGTTGTTGCTGCGGTTTCAACCGCCGGATTCTAACTGTTCTCCGGCCACAGCCGCAGCTTGTCCAGGTCCGCGCGGAGCTTCAGCAGCGCCTGGTCTTTCTGCTTCGCCTCCAGCATCACGTCGTAGGGGAGGGGTCCGGTTTCGCGGAGGAACCAGGCGAACTCCCAGGGATTCACGAAGTCGGCGTGCTGCGAGAGGAGGGGCGGGACGGTGACCTCCTTCTTGCCGCGCACGATGGTACGCAGGTCCATCTTGGGGGAGGAGAAGTGCACCTTGGGCTGGATGCCGCCCCAGGTGCCGAGCGCCTTGCGCGCGGCCTCGCCCACACTGAGCCCGCCCGGGTTCAGGTTGTGGTGCTGGTGGTCGAATACGAGCGGGACGCCGGTGGCCTCGTGGGCGCGCAGGCAGTCGGCCATCGAGTAGACGGTCTCGTCGTTCTCGATCACCAGGCGGCGGCGGCCTGATTCGGAGAGGCGGGCGAAGTTGTCCACGAAGCGCGCGATCGCCGAGTCCTTGTCGCCGTACGCGCCGCCTAGGTGCAGCACGACGACGGCTTCGGGCCCCTGCTCCATCGCGTCCAGCAACTCCGCCTGCGCGTTCACGTCGGCGATGCCCTTGGCGTTGATCGCGGGGTCCTGCGCGGAGAGAAGGACGTACTGCGACGGGTGCAGCGAGAGTCGGATCCCGAAGTCGCGCGCGCGACGCCCCAGCTCCGCAAGCTCGCGCGCGCACTCGCGCACCTGCGCATGGAACTGCGGCATGTCCGGGTGCGTGGAGTACGGGACGAAGTCGGAGGAGATCCGGTACATGCGGATGTCCACCTCGTCCAGGTAGTCCAGGATCGGGTGGAGGAAGTCGATGGAAACGCGCACGTGCGGATTCGACTGCCACTTTCGCGCATCGTTGCTCTTGAGCCCCTCGCGCCCCACCACCTTCACCGCGAATCCCAGCCGCTTCGGCCATTCCCGCTTCGCCATCCGCCTCGCCTCTGTGATGAAAGTGCCGAGGGGAAGGTCAAGAAGTCTGCCGCTGGAACGGAAGTGCCAGGTGCCGAGTGCCAAGTGCCGAGTGCCAAGTGCCAAGTGAAAACGGACTAACGCAGTAACGCAACTCACCGCCCGAACTCCTCGCCCGCACGTAATCCGGGTGAGATCTCTGTAACAGATGCCTTTGCGAGGGCACACGTGGAACGGCTGTTGCGATGGGTCCCGCCTCCCCCGGTGGGCGGGGAGGGGCGGATTCCCCTCTGAGGATCGAGCCGGCGCGGCGCGGCACCGGGAGCCGGCGAAACCACGAAGGAGACATCCCATGGCGAGCGAAATGGATCGGGTGGTACCGCTGGGGCAGCTGGACGACTTCAAGGTGGCCGAGGGCGATCCGGACGTGCGCGGCTGGGAAGTGGTGGCCTCCGACGGGCGGACGATCGGCGAGGTGGACGAGCTGCTGATCGACACCAACGCCATGAAGGTGCGCTACCTGGACGTAGAGGTGGAGAACGGCCTAATGGCCGAGCCCGACCGCCACGTCCTCGTCCCCATCGGCTACGCGCGCCTGGACCGCAGCGCCGACCGCGTGATGGTGGACCACATCGCCTCCACCGACCTGCGCACCATGCCCGCCTACGACCAGTCGCCGGTGACGCGCGACTACGAGACGAGCGTGCGCAACAGCTTCCCCGGCGGCCTGGCGGCGTCCGAGATCGAGAGCAATACCGGCACCGGCGCCGTGGACACCGGGATGGCCGCGGCCGGCTCGCACGACACCGACTTCTACACGCACGACTCGTTCGACGACAACCGCTTCTACGGGCGCGGGATGGAGACCGGGACTAGCGAGCAGCGCCTCACGCTCTCCGAGGAGGAGCTGGCGGTCGGCACGCGGCAGGTGCAGGCGGGCCAGGTGGAGATCGACAAGCACGTCGAGACCCGCCACGTCGCCGAGAGCGTGCCGGTGATGCACGAGGAGGCCGTCGTGGAACGCCGCCCGATCACCGACCCCATGGCCGCCCGCGGCGCCACCATCGGCGAGGACGAGACGATCCGCGTGCCGCTCACGCAGGAAGAGGTGGTCGCGGAGACGCGCACGGTGGCTAAGGAGGAGCTGGTGGTGCGCACCAACCAGGTGACCGAGACCGAGACGGTCGAGGCCGACCTGCGCCGCGAGCGCGCTGAGGTGCGCCGGGACGAGGGGACGGTCGGCGGCGGGGGATACAGCGCCGGGTCCGCGGGGCTCGGTGGCACGACCGAATCGGGCCTCGGCGGTGCGACCGGCCCTGGACATTCGACTGGCAACGGGCTCACCGACAACCCGGGGATAGGGAACGGGAGCGACAGCATGGGGCTGAACAACAGCTCCACCGATCCGCTCCGGCGCAACGACACCGGCGGCAACCTGTAGCCGCCGGCCGGGCTGGATGAACGGAGGGGCGCTCCCGCGGCTGCGGGGGCGCCCCTTTTCGGTGGTGATAGGCCGGGACCGCGGGGCACCGGTGGCTGAAGCCCCCGGCTGGAACGACGGGAAGGCGGCTGAAGCCGGCTCGAGAAACGCGGCATTAGACCCGGAGTCCGCGGAGGCGGACTTCGTGTGGTTCCAGCGGCCAATTCATTCGCTCGTGGAGCGGGCTTCCAGCCGCGCAGAAGTCAGAAGCGCCGCGCGGATCCCGCCCCCGAGTCCGCGCAGGCGGACTTTGTGCTGTTGTTGCAGCGAGTTCACTCGCCATCCGGGAAACCATGAGCGATTCAGGCGCGGTACGGGGGCCGTGGATCCTGGCGCTTGACGCCGGGAGCTCGTCCGTGCGCGCCGAGTTGTTCGACACGGCGGGCGGGGAGCCGCCCGGGTTCGGGGCCGCGAGGGCGGAGTATTCGTGGCGCACCGAGGAGGGCGCCATGGAGACCGACCCCGAGGCGCTCGTCGGGCGGTGCGTGGAGGTGATCGACGGGGCGGTGGTCGCGGCGCGGAGGGCCGGGGCGGAGATCGCCGGGGTGGCGATGGCGACGTTCTGGCATGGGCTCGCGGGTGTAGGGAGCGACGGGCGCGCCGTCACGCCGCTCTTCGGCTGGGGCGAGGCGCGGGCCGCCGGCGCCGCGCGCGAGCTCGCCGGGCGGATGGACGCGGCGGAGTACCACCGACGGACCGGGTGCTGGCTCCATCCCACCTATCCCGCCGCGCGGCTCCTCTGGCTTCGCGCCGAGGCGGGCGATAGCTTGCCGCGCGCCGTCACCTGGCTCTCGGTGGGCGAGATGCTCCTGCTGCGCTTCTTTGGCGAGGCGCGCACGTCGCTGTCGATGGCGTCGGGGACGGGGCTCCTCGGGCTTCGCTCGTGCGCGTGGGACGAGGAGACGCTGGCGGCGGTCGGCGTGGAGCCGGGTGCGCTGCCAAGGGTGTCGGACGAGCCACTGCGCGGGCTGGGGGCGGAGTGGGCGGCGCGCTGGCCGGAGCTGGCGGACGTTCCCTGGTTCCCCGCGCTGGGCGACGGCGGGTGCGCGAGCCTGGGGAGCGGCGCCTTTGGGCCCGGACGCATCGGGCTGACGGTGGGGACGTCGGCGGCGCTGCGGGTGCTGCGCGCGGATCCCGACCCGCAGCCGCCAGAGTCGCTCTGGTGCTACCGGCTGGATGGGCGGCGCACGGTTTCCGGCCGGGCGCTTTCGAACGCGGGGAATGCGTTCGCCTGGCTTTCGCGGACGCTGGTGCTGCCCCCGGCGGAGGAGCTGGACGCGGCGCTGGACGAGCTTCCGCCGGACGGGCACGGGCTGACGGTGAGCCCCGGATTGGTGCCCGGCCGCCCTCCCACGCTGGACCCGGACGAGCGCGCGGCGCTCCTCGGCGTCTCCCTCGCCACGACGCCGCTGCACATCGCGCGGGCGTGGCTGGAGGCGGTCGCCTACCGCATCGCGGATGCGGCGGACGCGGTGGAGGGCGCGTACGGACCCGCCGCCGAGGTGGTCGCCAGCGGCGGCGCGCTGCATGCGTCGCCCGCGTGGACCCGCATCATCGCGGACGTGCTGGGTCGCCCCGTGCGCCTGGCCGCGGTGGACGAGGAGACGGCGCGCGGCGCGGCGCTCATCGCGCTGGAGCGGCTGGGGCTGATCGAGGACCTGGCGGCCGTCGCGCGTGTCGGCGGCGAGCTGTTCGAGCCGGACGAAGGGCGGCACGCGGTGTACGCGGCGGCGCGGGAGCGGAGGCCCTCACCCCCCGGCCCCCTCTCCCGATAACAGGAGAGGGTGCCCCTCTCGTTCTCGGGAGAGGGGGGGAACTGCGTGAAGCATCCAATCAAACATTCGAGCCAAATGACGATGCCCTCTTCCGGCACGACGAGCGGGAGCGAACTGGACCAGCTCTGCATCAACACGATCCGCACCCTCTCGATGGACGCGGTGCAGGCGGCCAACTCGGGACACCCGGGAACGCCGATGGCGCTGGCTCCGCTGGCGTACGTCATCTGGACGCGCCACATGCGCCACAACCCGCTCGACCCGAAGTGGTTCGGGCGCGACCGCTTCATCCTGTCGGCGGGGCACGCGTCGATGCTCCTGTACTCGATGCTGTACCTGACCGGGTACGGGCTGGAGCTGCAGGACCTCAAGGACTTCCGCCAGTGGGAGAGCCGCACCCCCGGGCACCCCGAATACGGCCACACGCCCGGCGTGGAGACGACCACGGGACCGCTGGGGCAGGGCGTGGCGAACGGGGTGGGGATGGCGATGGCGGAGGCTCACCTGGCCGCGCTGTACAACCGTGACGGGCACCGCGTGGTGGATCACCACGTGTACGCCATCTGCTCGGACGGCGACCTGATGGAAGGCGTCGCGGCGGAGGCGGTGTCGCTGGCGGGGCACCTGAAGCTGGGGAAGCTGATCTACTTCTGGGACGACAACAAGATCACCATCGAAGGCTCCACCGATCTCGCCTTCACGGAGGACGTGGAGGGGCGCTTCGCCGCGTGCGGCTGGCACACGGAGCGCGTGGAGGACGTCAACGACCTGGAAGCGCTGGATGCGGCGATCCGCTCCGCCAAGGCCGATCCGCGCCCCTCGCTCATCGCCGTCCGCACGGTGATCGGCTACGGATCGCCCAAGAAGGCAGGCTCCGAGAAGGCGCACGGCGAGCCGCTGGGCGCCGAGGAGATCGTCGCGACCAAGCA
The DNA window shown above is from Longimicrobium sp. and carries:
- a CDS encoding zinc ribbon domain-containing protein codes for the protein MDALDRLYRRVADVLLRQPDAQVTVGDVYQNLVPYRLVRSELGFSELAEYEHALLRLLSGERDYVIVERPEVQEELQRELRATNPILGIYRDYASVGVYLNPYAPEVTMAVVAQPLPAQRSVSVEPGAAPAAPAAEVTAPKRAAACPGCRTPLPGDRPVRFCPSCGKCLVPVPCAECSSMIEPEWRFCATCGWPREPGARVMPPPPEQRLR
- a CDS encoding c-type cytochrome — translated: MRRRTWWVAAVMVVMACDRIGGARETGGGSSAPASTAQAGRPVAAAPVGVLPPGVPREAGEQGRELYLKACVMCHGENGGGTALGPSLTDRRWIEGNGSFDEIIAVTREGVETPKEFPVPMPPRGDGSFSDEQIRAVAAYTSSIANAR
- a CDS encoding 3-isopropylmalate dehydrogenase, which encodes MARVAVLPGDGVGKEVTREAARVLRAVRPDLELVEWPHGADRFLETGETITDAEFAELSSSYDAILLGALGDPRVPGNEHARQILLGMRFKLDLFINFRPVRLLHERLCPLKGKTVEDLDFVIFRENTEGVYVGMGGTFKQGTPDEVAVQEDMNTRKGVERIIRAAFDYARAHGHSRVTLSDKANAMEFAGGLWRRVFAEVAKEYPEIEREALYVDMLAMDLVRRPERYQVIVTGNLFGDILSDLGAALVGGLGLTASGNIHPGRVSLFEPVHGSAPDIAGQDKANPLAAILTSALMLRHLGDDASAARIETAVQSAVLAGETTSDLGGMLGTVAAGEAVLRRLEG
- the uvsE gene encoding UV DNA damage repair endonuclease UvsE gives rise to the protein MAKREWPKRLGFAVKVVGREGLKSNDARKWQSNPHVRVSIDFLHPILDYLDEVDIRMYRISSDFVPYSTHPDMPQFHAQVRECARELAELGRRARDFGIRLSLHPSQYVLLSAQDPAINAKGIADVNAQAELLDAMEQGPEAVVVLHLGGAYGDKDSAIARFVDNFARLSESGRRRLVIENDETVYSMADCLRAHEATGVPLVFDHQHHNLNPGGLSVGEAARKALGTWGGIQPKVHFSSPKMDLRTIVRGKKEVTVPPLLSQHADFVNPWEFAWFLRETGPLPYDVMLEAKQKDQALLKLRADLDKLRLWPENS
- a CDS encoding DUF2382 domain-containing protein yields the protein MASEMDRVVPLGQLDDFKVAEGDPDVRGWEVVASDGRTIGEVDELLIDTNAMKVRYLDVEVENGLMAEPDRHVLVPIGYARLDRSADRVMVDHIASTDLRTMPAYDQSPVTRDYETSVRNSFPGGLAASEIESNTGTGAVDTGMAAAGSHDTDFYTHDSFDDNRFYGRGMETGTSEQRLTLSEEELAVGTRQVQAGQVEIDKHVETRHVAESVPVMHEEAVVERRPITDPMAARGATIGEDETIRVPLTQEEVVAETRTVAKEELVVRTNQVTETETVEADLRRERAEVRRDEGTVGGGGYSAGSAGLGGTTESGLGGATGPGHSTGNGLTDNPGIGNGSDSMGLNNSSTDPLRRNDTGGNL
- a CDS encoding gluconokinase, whose product is MSDSGAVRGPWILALDAGSSSVRAELFDTAGGEPPGFGAARAEYSWRTEEGAMETDPEALVGRCVEVIDGAVVAARRAGAEIAGVAMATFWHGLAGVGSDGRAVTPLFGWGEARAAGAARELAGRMDAAEYHRRTGCWLHPTYPAARLLWLRAEAGDSLPRAVTWLSVGEMLLLRFFGEARTSLSMASGTGLLGLRSCAWDEETLAAVGVEPGALPRVSDEPLRGLGAEWAARWPELADVPWFPALGDGGCASLGSGAFGPGRIGLTVGTSAALRVLRADPDPQPPESLWCYRLDGRRTVSGRALSNAGNAFAWLSRTLVLPPAEELDAALDELPPDGHGLTVSPGLVPGRPPTLDPDERAALLGVSLATTPLHIARAWLEAVAYRIADAADAVEGAYGPAAEVVASGGALHASPAWTRIIADVLGRPVRLAAVDEETARGAALIALERLGLIEDLAAVARVGGELFEPDEGRHAVYAAARERRPSPPGPLSR